A window from Centropristis striata isolate RG_2023a ecotype Rhode Island chromosome 2, C.striata_1.0, whole genome shotgun sequence encodes these proteins:
- the LOC131985514 gene encoding xaa-Pro dipeptidase-like, with amino-acid sequence MAAASQPVYWLGNDTLRVSAALFAENRRRLCKGLKDKDGVVSQSVVVLQGGEQKQRYCTDTDVLFRQESFFHWAFGVTEPDCYGAIDVDYGKSILFVPKLPESYATWMGEIFPKEHFKEKYAVDEVHYTCDIVDVLSNLTAAVLLTLRGQNTDSGSICREASFEGISRFQVNNTLLHPVIVECRLTKTDMELEVLRYTNRISSEAHKMIMKSVKPGQKEYEMESLFQHYCYTKGGMRHTSYLCICGTGNNSSIIYYGHAGAPNDSTIMDGDICLFDMGGEYYCYSSDITCSFPANGKFTPDQRAIYEAVLKSSRDVMAAIRPGVKWTDMHRMADRVHLEELVKIGILNGSVEDMMKVHMGSVFMPHGLGHLLGIDVHDVGGYPEGVERINEPGLTNLLMGRLVQERMVLTVEPGIYFINYLLDQALANPTQSCFINNQVLARFRGFGGVRIEENIAVTADGIELLTCVPRTVEEIEAFMAESAKPFSPIVSQKF; translated from the exons atggctgcagcatcACA ACCTGTCTACTGGCTGGGTAATGACACCCTGAGGGTGTCCGCTGCTCTGTTTGCCGAGAACCGTCGGCGACTTTGCAAAGGGCTGAAAGACAAAGATGGAGTGGTGTCACAGTCAGTGGTGGTGCTGCAGGGAGGAGAGCAGAAGCAGAGGTACTGCACCGACACAGACGTGCTTTTCAGACAG GAGTCTTTCTTCCACTGGGCTTTTGGAGTAACCGAGCCTGACTGTTATGGAGCCATTGATGTGGACTATGGGAAATCCATCCTTTTTGTTCCCAAACTGCCCGAGAGCTATGCTACTTGGATGGGAGA GATCTTTCCTAAAGAGCACTTCAAGGAGAAGTATGCTGTGGATGAGGTGCATTACACCTGTGAC ATTGTTGATGTCCTGTCCAACCTGACTGCAGCAGTGCTCCTAACACTG CGAGGTCAAAATACAGATAGCGGGAGTATCTGCCGTGAAGCATCTTTTGAAGGAATTAGCCG cttCCAAGTGAACAACACTCTTTTGCACCCTGTCATTGTGGAATG CCGTCTGACTAAGACTGACATGGAGCTGGAGGTCTTGCGATACACCAACCGGATTTCCAGTGAAGCTCATAAAATG ATCATGAAGAGTGTGAAACCTGGACAGAAAGAATATGAAATGGAGAG CCTCTTCCAGCACTACTGCTACACTAAGGGAGGGATGCGCCACACCTCATACCTCTGTATCTGTGGAAC GGGCAATAATTCCTCCATTATCTACTACGGCCATGCTGGTGCTCCAAATGACAGCACAATTATGGATGGAGACATTTG TCTGTTCGACATGGGTGGAGAGTACTACTGCTACTCCTCAGACATCACCTGCTCCTTCCCAGCCAATGGCAAGTTCACTCCAGACCAGAGGGCCATCTATGAGGCTGTCCTCAAATCCTCCCGTGATGTCATGGCTGCCATTAGACCAG GTGTGAAGTGGACTGACATGCACCGCATGGCTGACAGGGTTCACCTTGAGGAGCTTGTGAAGATCGGCATCCTGAATGGCAGTGTGGAGGACATGATGAAGGTCCACATGGGCTCTGTCTTCATGCCCCATGGCCTGGGACACCTGCTGGGCATCGATGTGCACGATGTGGGGGGATACCCTGAG GGGGTGGAGCGTATCAATGAGCCTGGACTGACGAATCTTCTGATGGGCCGCCTGGTGCAGGAGAGGATGGTCCTCACCGTGGAGCCTGGCATATACTTCATCAACTACCTGCTGGATCAGGCCCTGGCCAACCCCACCCAGAGCTGCTTCATTAACAACCAAGTGCTGGCTCGCTTCCGCGGCTTTGGAGGG GTTCGTATTGAAGAAAACATCGCTGTGACAGCTGATGGTATAGAGCTGCTGACCTGCGTCCCTCGCACCGTGGAGGAGATTGAGGCTTTCATGGCCGAATCTGCAAAACCTTTCAGCCCCATCGTTAGTCAGAAATTCTGA